The Christiangramia flava JLT2011 region AGTCTTTCTGCCGATGATTTAATTGAAGATGAAGATGGCGAATATTACAGAAACTGGAGACCGGAAATAGAATCTCCCGATGATATTTGGAATGAAATAGTCCGGGTTACAAAAATACCAGGAATTACTTCGGCCCCTAAACTACAACCCATTGAAACTAGGCTTGTGATGTTACAAACAGGAATGAGGGCGCCAATGGGAATTAAGGTGAAAGGACAGGATTTAAGGGAGATTGAAGCATTCGGCCTCAAACTGGAGGAAATAATTAAAGAGGCTGATGGAGTCAAGGATGAAGCTGTATTTGCCGACCGGATTGTAGGGAAACCATATCTTCTTATTGATATAAAACGGGAGCGTTTAGATCGATACGGTATTTCCATAGAAGATGTTCAGCGAACTTTAAAAGTTGCCATTGGAGGAATGCAGATCACTGAAACTGTTGAGGGTCGGGAACGATATGGAGTAAGAGTAAGATATCCTCGTGAACTCAGAGAAGATCCAGAGGATCTGGAAAATATTTATGTACCTGTGGAAGGGGGAAATCCGGTTCCGCTTAACGAAGTGGTTGATATTCGATACGAACAGGGGCCACAAATAATTAAAAGTGAGGATACTTTTTTAATTGGTTACGTTTTATTTGATAAACTGGACGGTTTTGCCGAGGTAGATGTGGTAGAAAACGCCCAGGAAGTCATACAGGAAAAAATCGATTCGGGAGAACTTCAAGTTCCTAAAGGTATAACCTATCGTTTTACGGGTACTTATGAAAATCAGTTACGTGCTGAAAAGACACTTTCTATTGTAGTGCCTTTAGCTTTGATTATCATTTTTTTGATCCTGTATTTTCAGTTTAAATCTGTTTCCACCTCATTAATGGTTTTTACGGGTATTGCGGTGGCATTTGCCGGTGGTTTTCTAATGATCTGGTTCTATGGGCAGGATTGGTTCCTAAATTTCAGTTTATTTGGAGAAAATCTTCGAGATTTATTTCAGATCCATACCATTAATTTAAGTGTGGCGGTCTGGGTAGGGTTTATAGCTTTATTTGGTATCGCCACAGATGACGGGGTTGTTATGGCTACCTATTTAACTCAAACTTTTGATCGGAATGAACCTGAGAACAAAGAAGAAATTAGGGACTCTATAGTCGAAGCCGGGGAAAAAAGGATACGTCCCTGTTTAATGACCACGGCTACTACAATTTTAGCCTTACTGCCTATCCTTACCTCGACAGGTCGCGGTAGCGATATTATGATCCCAATGGCCATACCTAGTTTTGGAGGGATGGTTATCGCTCTAATGACGCTCTTTGTGGTGCCGGTATTGTTCAGTTGGAAAAAAGAATTTGCACTTAAAAGAAGAAACAAATGAGAAATATAATTTTAATAATCGCCCTACTATTCGTGGTCCAGACGCAGGCTCAGGATTTACAGTCCTACATTCAGGTAGCAGTAAAAAACAATCCGGAGATAGAGGCTTTTGAACTTCGTTATAATATTGCCGAAGAAAAGGTGAACGAGGTCAATACTTTGCCCAATACTGAGGTTAGCGCGGGATATTTTGTTAGTGAACCTGAAACCCGAACGGGTGCCCAGACAGCCAGGTTCTCGGTTAAGCAGATGATCCCCTGGTTTGGGACCATTACGGCAAGGGAAAACTATGCTGCCTCTTTGGCTGAAGCCGAATATGTAGACATTACCATTGCCAAAAGGAAATTGGCACTCTCCGTGTCCCAGTCCTATTATCGTTTGTACTCCATCAGGGCAAGGCAACGGGTACTGGAAGAAAACATAGAACTTTTGGACACTTATGAGAGGTTGGCCCTGACCTCCTTGGAAGTTGGTAATGCTTCTGCGGTTGATGTACTACGTCTGCAAATACGGCAAAATGAACTGGTTGAGCGCAAGGAGGTCTTAGGGCAGGATTTTTTGGCCGAGCAAAGTATCTTCAATAACCTTTTAAACCGTGACGAAAGTATGGAAGTCGAGGTATATGATTCGTTGGGCCTTCCTTCAGTAGATCCTATAATTTCTTTAGAGGATCTAAACGTCCACCCTGAATTGTTAAAGTATGATGAACTATACGAATCTGTGGAACAGGCTGAGTTTCTGAACCAAAAAGAATCCCTGCCCGACCTTGGTTTTGGTGTGGACTATGTTGCGGTAACCGAACGTCCAAATATGGATTTCAACGATAATGGCAAAGATATTTTGATGCCTATGGTATCCCTATCCATACCCATATTCAATAACAGGTATAAGTCCATTACAAAGATAAATGAACTGAGGCAACAGGAAATTACGGCCCAAAAGGATGATCGCAGGAACGAGCTGGAAACATTGCTGGAAACCGCTATAAGTGACAGGGAGTCCGCAAGGATAGCTTACAGGATACAGTTGGACAATTTAAAACAGGCGAACGATGCAGAGGAGATTTTGATCAAAAGCTATGAAAGTGCCACTATTGATTTCAACGATGTGCTGGATGTTCAGGAATTACAATTAAAATTCCAGATCAATGGAATCGAATCGGTCAGGAACTATTATGTACAAATGGCCTTGATCAATTATCTAAGTAACAATAACTAATCTGAAAGGATAAAAAATATAAAACAAAATGAAAAAATATAGTATATATATCGGAATAATGATCGGTGGATTGGTGCTGGGGTATTTCCTTTTCGGCGGAGGTTCATCAGAGAAAACAGTGAACAGTGACGAAACGGCCGAAGTTTCGGGCGAACACGATCACGGAAGTGAAAATGGGGAAACTCAAATGTGGACCTGCTCCATGCACCCACAAATAATGTTGCCCGAACCTGGGGACTGCCCTATTTGCGGAATGGATTTAATTCCTGCTGAAGAAGGCTCGGGTGGATTGACAACTGATCAGTTTAAAATGACGAAAAACGCTATGGCCCTTGCCAATGTTCAAACAACCACTATTGGAGGGGGAACGATAGAAAATAATACCCTTGTCCTTTCAGGTAAGATAGCGGAAAATGAAGAATTAAACGCTGTACAGGTTTCTCATTTTGGCGGGAGAATAGAAAAGCTTTATATAAATTTCACCGGAGAACAGGTGAACCGCGGAGAATTACTGGCGACTATTTATTCTCCGGAGCTGGTTTCCGCACAACAAGAATTACTAACAGCTGCGTCTTTAAAGGAGTCCCAGCCAGCACTGTACAAGGCTGTAAGAAATAAATTAAAGTACTGGAAACTTTCTGAAGCACAAATAAATAGCATAGAGAACTCAGGTAAGATTAAGGAAAACTTTCCCGTTTATGCAACAGTATCAGGCACCGTAACCATGAAAATGGCTGAGGAGGGCGATTACGTCAAACAGGGACAGCCTATCTATGAGATAGCCAATCTAAGTTCGGTGTGGGCAATGTTCGATGCATATGAAAACCAGATCGCCGACCTTGAAGAAGGACAGGAGATTTCAATCACTACAAATGCTTACCCTGGTAAGGAATTTAATGCTAAAATAACCTTTATCGATCCCGTATTGAATACTGCATCAAGAACGGTATTGATTCGTGCAGTGTTACCGAACAAAAAAGGCCTGTTTAAGCCTGGGATGTTTGTTCAAGGAAAGGTAATGGGAGTAAGCGACGATGGAAACGAAACCATAACGGTACCAAAAAGTGCGGTACTTTGGACCGGGGAACGCTCTGTTGTCTATATCAGGGTTCAGGGTGAGGAACCTGTATTTGAATTACGGGAAGTGCAGCTGGGCAGGTCCCGAGGCGATCAATATGAAATATTGGGAGGTTTACAATACGGAGATGAAATAGTAACCCAGGGAACTTTTACAGTGGATGCTGCCGCTCAACTGAAAGGTAAAAAATCCATGATGAGCCCTGAAGGTGGTACGCCCGGGGGATCAATGCCCGGGATGAATATGGGCGGTAATGCCAAAGGCCAATTGGATGACAAAGAAATGATCAAGAAGGGTCAGGTAAGCACGGAGAAGTTCCTAGAAGGTAAGGCTTATGATTTTCGTAATGAAACACCCAAAGCCTTTAGGCAGCAATTAGATGATGTTATTGAAGCCTATCTTGCCTTAAAGGAAGGTTTGGTTCTGGCAGATGCTAATGCAACCAAAAAGTACAGTTCAGAACTGATGGAATCCCTGAACAAGTTGGACGGAAATCTACTTAAAGGAGATGCCAAAACATTTTGGGATGAAAAAAAGGATTTCCTCATGCAACATGCGAAACTTTGCCAGGAGGCCCCTTCCATAGATGGAAAACGGGAAAATTTCATCTACCTGTCACAGCCTTTAATTAAAATAGTTGAATCCTTTGGACCTGGCGATGAGACCCTGTATGTGGATTATTGCCCAATGGCCAATAATAATAAGGGTGCCTTCTGGTTAAGTCAATCCGAGGAAATAAGAAACCCTTTTATGAAAGAGGCAATGCGATCCTGTGGAGAAGTGAAACAGGTAATAGATTCAAATAATTAAACTCCTTACTAACACTCAAAAAATCATGGAAAAAGAATTCTATATAAAAAAGATGGTATGTAGGAGTTGTATAAAACTGATAAGGAAAAAACTGAATGATGAGGGTTTTAATATCGTATCACTGGAACTGGGAATTTTGGTAATTGAAACCGAAAACCCTGATGTGGTAAAACATCAACTAAGGGAAATATTGAAAAAGAATGATTTTGATTTAATAGAAAACCCTGAGGAAAAACTGGTGGAACAAATTAAAATTTTACTTATTCAATTAGTAGGGAATGTGCCTGAAAATCCTATTGAGATAAAAATGTCTAAATATTTATCGGATAAGCTGGCTCAGGATTACGCGAGTATGAGCAAAATTTTCTCTTATATCCAGGAAATTACCATCGAAAAATACTTTATAAAATTAAAGATCGAAAAAGTGAAAGAATTAATCCATAGCCAAAATTATAATTTTACAGAAATATCCCATATGCTTGGGTATAGCAACCTTGGCCATTTAAGTATGCAATTTAAAAATGAAACCGGTGTAAGCCTTTCGCACTATAAATCCATGGGTTTGAATTTTAGGAATTCCTTAGACAGAATTTTATAAGAAAAATCCAAAATTTTGGAAATTAAAAATTCTGATTATCAGTATTTTGCAGTATAATTTTTAACATTAAACATTAACAAAATGAAATTTATAAAATTAAGTTTAGCGGCTGTTGCAGCATTTGGCCTTTTCAGTTTTACTACTGCCTGTGACGAAAACACCATGAATCAGATGGAGAATAATAGAATGAATAATATGATGAATGAACATAATATGGAGAATCAATCCCAACAAAAGGACGTTCCTGCCCGAATAGCATATTATATGGAAATTAAGAATGCTTTGGTAGCAGATGATTTTCAAGCAACCCGGGATGCCGCCAAAATCATGGTGGAAAATGATAAGGAATTCACCACCATGGCTAATGCCATAGCGAATTCAGCTGATTTAATGGAACAGCGAAAAAATTTCAAAAAATTGTCGGCTGCAATTTATAAAGATGTCAATGATAATGAAATCAATACCACACTTTATTGGAATCGGTGCCCCATGGCAATGGGAGGCGAAGGTGCCAATTGGTTAAGTATGCAGGAAAAGATCCAAAACCCATATATGGGGCAGAAAATGCCCGGATGTGGTTCTGTAAAGGAAACTCTTAAAAAGTAATAGGAAGTCCTGTTGAAGGGTAAGAGGTTCATTAGGATTTCTTGCCCTTTCTTCAGGCACTATCCCCCAGTAGAATAATTATGAATGCTAAAATAGAAAGATTTTACGATGAAGATTTAGCCCACGCATCCTATACTATTTTAAGCAGCGATGAAATAGTATTGATCGACCCTGCAAGAAACCCCCAACCCTATTACGATTTTGCCAAAAAGCACAATGCCAATATTATTGCAGTAATTGAGACCCATTTGCATGCCGATTTTGTTAGTAGCCATTTGCAGATTCAGAAGGAAAAAGGAGCAGTTATTTATGCCAGTAAGTTTGCTGATGCCAAATATTCTCATATTAGCTTCGATCAGGATGATGTCCTGGCACTTGGCAAAATTGAATTGAAAGCCCTAAACACTCCGGGACATTCCCCCGACAGTATTTGCATTTTGCTTTTAGATGAACAGGACACCCAACAGGCCGTTTTTACAGGAGATACGTTATTCGTTGGGGACGTAGGCCGGCCTGACCTTCGCGAAGAAGATGGGGATTTGGCCACACAGGAAAAAGAAATGGCCCGTCAAATGTATTTCTCAACTCGTAACGTATTGATGAAATTGGGTAAAGACGTGGAAGTGTATCCTGCTCATGGTGCAGGATCCCTTTGTGGCAAAAACATAAGTAGTGACCTATCCAGTACGATTGGACGCGAATTGAAAAGGAACCCCGCATTACAGCCTATGGATGAAGATACTTTTATTGATTTTCTACTGGAGGATCAGCCTTTCATCCCAAAATATTTCAAACATGATGTTTCCTTAAATAGAAATGGTGCTGATTCATTTGAAGAAAGCATAAATTCCATACCCTTAGCTGAAAATGAAACATTTCAGGGTGGTATCGCGATCATCGATGCCCGTTCCCAGCAAGAGTTCAAATCAGGTCATCACCAGGGCGCAATAAATATAGCCGCCGGTGGTAAGTTTGAAACCTGGTTGGGCACTATTTTATCGCCTAAAGAACCATTCTATCTCGTAGCGGAAAACAAAGAAATCCTGAAAAAACTATTGGAGAAGACCGCAAAGATTGGATATGAAAAAAACATCAAAGCGGCCCTGACAAGTTTCGCTAATGCTAAAAGCAAGGAACCACAATTGGATGTGGATCATTTCAAATCACATAAACGGGATTATCAGATTCTGGATGTACGCAATGATGCGGAACTGGAAAACGGAAAGATTTTCAAAGGGGCTATTCACATTCCTCTTCCCGAATTGGAGGATGGATTGCAGAAAATTGACACTAATAAATCTGTAGTAGTCCATTGCGCCAGTGGCTATCGGTCTGCCATAGCCGCAAGCCTGATAAAAAATATGCTTCCGGACACTAGAGTATATGATCTTGGAACGGCTGTTAAAAATTTTAAATCAGATTAATTTAATCTGGGAAAACTCAAAATAATTCAATATTAACACTTAATAAATTACAACAAAATGAAAAATTTAATGAAGAACACCATCACAGTACTGGTTTTGGCGGTAACGATGTCAACAGGCCTGTATGCACAAGACAATAAAACAATGTCCAAAATGATGGAGGACGATCAAAAGAAAGAACAAGTGTATACAGCTATAATGCAGGATCCTGAATTGAAAAAAGAGATGATGCAACGTATGATGAAGGATGCCAAAAAAGATTCGACTTCCTGTAAAATGATGGGTGATATGATGATGAAGGACGGTCATATGAAGGATATGATGATGGGAAAAATGATGGACGGTGCCTCAGAGGATGACGGGATGTGCAAGAAAATGTGCATGATGATGATGGACAATGATAAAATGATGGATATGATGGATAAAATGAAAGATAAGAAATCAATGGACTCCATGGATAAGAATGAAAAATCTGTCAAGAAAGATCATAATATGGAGATGCACAAAAACGATAATCAATGAAAATGAACCGGATGATGAAATGGATGATCCTGGGCTGCATACTGGTCCTGGTCTTCTTTTTTATTTGGCCATTTTTAGACATCCGGAGCCACAGTGACTGGCTCTTCTTTGGAAGTATATTTTTATTAGTTGTTTGTATTTTACCAATGCTTACCATGAATAAGAAAAATCAAGATAAATAACCATGAGGGAAGTTAAAGCATTTATACGTGAAAAAAGGGCAAACGAGGTCATGCAGGCTTTGCGGGCCGAAGGTTTTAAGAGCTTAACCGTTTCTGAAGCGGAGGGTACCGGAAACTATACTAAAAAAAGTGATTCGCCTTCACTTCGCTTTCCATTGGCCCACAGTAAAATGTCCAAACTGGAAATCGTATGTAAAAAAGAAGATGTAGAAAACATAGTTCAGGTGATTCATGAACATGGTGGGAAGGGCGAAAAGGGCGAAGGCCTTATTTATGTTTCCGAAGTGCTTGAAATTTACAAAGTAAGAACGGGCAAATTAAGTAAGGAAGATATAGAACTATAAATATATGGAAGGACCGGCTATAAAAACCAACAAAGATATTATTGTAGTAAGTGGCAGTAGTGGATTAATAGGAACCACGCTTATAAACGAACTGGCAAAGAAATATTTATTAATAGGGTTGGATAACATAGGTTACCCCTTTCCTCCTACTACAGCCGAATGTGTTTGTATTGATATTACTTCCGAGGAAAGTATGGAGAACGCATTTGAGCGTATCCGCTTCGCTTATGGCAATAGAATCGCATCCGTAGTACATCTTGCGGCTTACTATGATTTTAGCGGGGAACCGAGTCCACTCTACCAGAAAATAACCGTAGAAGGAACCGAGCGCTTATTAAGGGTGCTGCAGAGTTTTGAGGTCGAACAGTTTATATTTTCCAGTAGCCTATTGGTTTATAAGCCCACCACCCCTGGAGTGAAAATAGATGAAGATTCCCCCGTTGAACCTAAATGGGACTATCCCCAATCAAAAGTAGATACCGAAAAGATCCTGCATAATAAAAAAGGTGATATTCCCATTATGAACCTTCGTATTGCAGGGGTATATAACGATGAAGGTCATTCCATACCGATAACCAATCAGATTCAGCGAATTTATGAAAACCAGTTGACCAGTCATCTTTACCCTGGAAAGTTTGAACGAGGAAACCCGTACATACATCTGGATGATTTAATTAACGCCATTGAAAAAGCCATTGAAAAACGAAAAGATTTCCAACAGGAGATCACAATCAACCTGGGTGAGCCCGATACGATGGGTTTTATCGAATTGCAGCAGCAAATCTCCCGACTGCTTTTTGATAAAGAATGGAAAACGTACAAGATCCCTAAATTCGTTGCAAAATTTGGGGCGTGGGTACAGGGTCTTTTTGGAGATTCCTTTATCAAACCCTGGATGGTCGATTTGACCGATGATCACATGGAACTGGATATCTCCCGTGCCAAAAAATTGCTGGATTGGGAGCCACAACATCGTCTGCGAACCACACTTCCCAAGATAATAGATAACCTAAAGTCAGATCCAAAAAAATGGTACAAGGAAAACGACCTTAAACCTCCTTCCGGTTTAAAAGAAAAGGACCCCAAAAAATGATATAAAATTAACCCACCAAAATAAATCATCATGTCAACTGACAAACAAAACCCCAAAAATAAGAATTCCCAAAAAGGCGAAAAGAAACACGGACAAATGGGAAAACGCGGGGTCACGCGGCCAATGTCCGATATGAACATGGGGGGAGGAAATGGAATGAAAATGGATTCAGGGCAGCGGAAAGAGATGTTGATCACACACCATAAACAAACCCTTTGGGTATATTGGGCGGTTATACTTTTAGGGGTATGGATGATTTTTTCCCCACTTACTTTTGATTATGGAAGCAATGTGGTGTCGCCCAGCGGCGGCAGGGATGTCTGGCTTTCCCTTGCAGACCGTATTTCCGCAATGCGCTGGAGCGACATCATAAGCGGGTTGTTACTTGTATTTTTTGGCTGGCGCTCGCTAACACCCAATAGGCCTTACAGCGTCTGGATCGCGTGTTTCATAGGAATTTGGATAAGCATGGCGCCATTGATTTTTTGGGCCCCTACGGCCATAGCTTATTATAATGGAACTATGGTTGGTGCCTTGGTGATCGCCCTGACCATACTTATCCCGGGAATGCCCAATATGATTATGTATATGAAAATGGGTGGTGATTTGCCACCGGGGTGGTCTTACAATCCTTCTAGTTGGCCCCAACGATGGATTATGATCGTTCTTGCATTTATGGGATGGATAGGTTCCCGGTATTTGGCAGCATTTCAGTTAGGCTACGTCGAATATGCCTGGGATCCGTTCTTTGGGGATGGGACTTTAAATGTCCTAAATTCAGATATGTCTCATTCCTGGCCGATATCCGATGCCGCATTGGGAACTTTTGCGTACACATTGGAATTTTTAATGGGTTTTATGGGAGCTACTTCCCGATGGAGAACTATGCCCTGGATGGTTACTTTTTTTGGTATTTTGGTCATTCCTCTGGGATTTGTAAGTATTTTTTTAGTGGTATCGCAACCCTTAACGGTGGGTGCCTGGTGCGCACTTTGCCTATTTACCGCAGCGGTAATGTTGCCCATGATTCCATTGCAGATCGATGAAGTGATTGCTATGGGGCAGCACATGCTACAAAGAAAACGGAAGGGAGATTCTATGTGGAGGGTTTTCTGGAAAGGAGGTGATGCCATTACCACACACATGGATGAACGTTCTCCAGAACTTGTCGAACTTCATGAAAGTCCCTGGAAGGTATTCAAATCCTCTATTTGGGGAATGACCGCTCCCTGGCAATTAACACTTGCCACAATATTGGGATTATGGCTAATGTTCTCCCCTACCGTGTTTGGTGTGGGAATAGAAACCCAAGCGGCAGATCTAAATCATTTAGGGGGCGCCCTGGTTGTTGTCATGGCAGTAGTGGCTATGGCAGAGGTTTTGAGAACCTTCCGCTATCTGAATGTGCTGCTGGGCTTGGCACTTATTGCATTCCCCTGGTTTATTGATGATGGAAATATGTCGCTCACTATTAGCAGTAGCATAAGTGGTCTTATTATTATGCTCCTTTCATTCCCCAAGGGCACTATTCGGGAAAAATATGGCTTATGGAATAAGTATATTAAGTAGAAAAGTTAAACAAATATAGATATGAAAGCGCTTGATCGTAGAAAGTTTATAAAGTTGGGAAGCACGGGTTCTGCTGTTCTCCTGTCGTGGCCATTTCTCAACGCTTGCGAAGGCCTTTCATCCAAAAAAAATGAAAGTGCAGATCCTGATTTTGAACCGGACCTGGATATTGATCTTACCGCAAAGGAAAGTCAAATACCCCTATTTCAAGGGAGTTCCACCAAGGTTTGGATGTTTGAGACGAAAATAAATACCGGTGCCGACGATGCAATACAACAATTAAATGATATTTATTTAGGCCCCATATTGCGTGTGCGCAAAGGTCAAAAAGTAAGGATTCGTTTTAAAAACAAGTTGCCTGAAAAAAGTATTGTGCACTGGCACGGGATGCACGTGCCGGAAAAATATGACGGCCATCCCAAAGATGTTATAGAAAATGGGGAAACCTATATCTATGAATTTGAGATTATGAACCGTGCCGGTACCTATTGGTTTCACCCACATCCACACGGTCGTACAGGTCCACAGGTGTACAATGGACTGGCGGGAATGCTAATAGTCAGCGACGATGAGGAAGAGAAACTTAACCTTCCCAAAGGTGAATTCGACATGCCCATTGTCATCCAGGACAGGGCGTTTGATCAAGAAAATCAGCTCCTTTATCTGAACAGGGGCCGAATGGATAAAATGATGGGCTTTATGGGGAACCGGATTTTTATTAATGGAAAGCCTGATAAAAATCTAAACTTAAAAGCCGGTGCTACCTATCGGTTAAGGTTCCTCAATGCTTCGAATTCCCGTTTTTATAAACTTGGTTGGTCTGATGGCACTCCCCTCACCGTTATTGGGATTGACGGCAGTCTTTTGGAAAAGCCTCGATCATTGCCCTATATGATGTTGGGGGTGGCCGAACGTGTGGATATATGGCTTGATTTAAAAGATATGCCCAAAGAAACCGAACTAACCATGAAAAGCCTTCCCTTTTCTACGGGGATGATGAATATGGGGATGATGGGCAATATGGGAACTACGCTTCCTTTGGGCAGTGAATATGATGTACTAAAAATTACTTTGGACACATTAGAAAACAACAACATTGAACTTCCGGAAAAACTTCTTACTCTCAATAAAATAGACCCTTCCGAAGCCATAAACGAAGATAATCCAAGGATCTTCAAATTTTTTATGCGGCGCATGCAATGGATGATCAATGGCAGGACCTGGGAAGAGACAGGAGTCGCAGATGAAGAAACCGTAAAATTAAATACCACCGAAATATGGCAATTGTTGAATAGTGGCGGTGGAATGATGGGTGATGGTGGTATGATGGGCGGAAAAGGAATGATGGGAAATGGCGGCATGATGAAGGGTGGTATGATGCAAATGCCGCATCCCATTCATATACACCAGGTCCAGTTTAATATCCTGGAAAGGGATGTATCTGATATGGATCCCGACGTGTGGAATTCCGTAAAGGAAGGATTTATAGATGACGGCTGGCAGGATACGGTATTGCTCATGCCCGGAATGAAAATAAAGATAATCATGCGCTTTGAGGACTTTAAGGGCTTGTTCCTGTATCACTGTCACAATCTGGAACACGAGGACATGGGCATGATGCGGAACTATAAAATAGAGTAAGA contains the following coding sequences:
- a CDS encoding multicopper oxidase family protein, with the translated sequence MKALDRRKFIKLGSTGSAVLLSWPFLNACEGLSSKKNESADPDFEPDLDIDLTAKESQIPLFQGSSTKVWMFETKINTGADDAIQQLNDIYLGPILRVRKGQKVRIRFKNKLPEKSIVHWHGMHVPEKYDGHPKDVIENGETYIYEFEIMNRAGTYWFHPHPHGRTGPQVYNGLAGMLIVSDDEEEKLNLPKGEFDMPIVIQDRAFDQENQLLYLNRGRMDKMMGFMGNRIFINGKPDKNLNLKAGATYRLRFLNASNSRFYKLGWSDGTPLTVIGIDGSLLEKPRSLPYMMLGVAERVDIWLDLKDMPKETELTMKSLPFSTGMMNMGMMGNMGTTLPLGSEYDVLKITLDTLENNNIELPEKLLTLNKIDPSEAINEDNPRIFKFFMRRMQWMINGRTWEETGVADEETVKLNTTEIWQLLNSGGGMMGDGGMMGGKGMMGNGGMMKGGMMQMPHPIHIHQVQFNILERDVSDMDPDVWNSVKEGFIDDGWQDTVLLMPGMKIKIIMRFEDFKGLFLYHCHNLEHEDMGMMRNYKIE